The following coding sequences lie in one Erwinia amylovora genomic window:
- the astA gene encoding arginine N-succinyltransferase, which translates to MMYIRPVARDDLAQLLFLAGKTGGGLTSLPADSDTLAARIERSLLTWQGKLPRAKQGYVFVLVDSETNKASGICAIEVAVGLADPWYNFRLGCQVHASKQLKVYNMLPTLSLSNDHTGSSELCSLFLDPDHRDGKNGYLLSKSRFLFMAGFPQHFMHRVVAEMRGVIDEHGRSPFWDSVGSRFFSMSFSDADYLCGTGQKAFIAELMPKHLLYIDYLSPEAQAVIGQVHPHTAPARTLLEAEGFQFQHYIDIFDGGPTLECEIDRVHSIRKSRLLKMEIDDSRRDPLPLCLVANENYLHFRAMLLPADPRADSLRVTSAEAEIFCSQPGDSLRVVALCREEKKA; encoded by the coding sequence ATGATGTATATCCGTCCCGTTGCACGAGATGATTTGGCGCAGCTACTGTTTCTGGCGGGAAAAACCGGCGGGGGGCTGACCTCACTGCCGGCTGACAGCGACACGCTGGCAGCGCGTATCGAACGTTCGCTGCTTACCTGGCAGGGTAAGCTTCCGCGTGCGAAACAGGGATATGTGTTCGTGCTGGTCGACAGTGAGACGAATAAGGCTTCGGGCATCTGTGCCATCGAGGTGGCAGTGGGCTTAGCAGATCCCTGGTACAACTTTCGCCTCGGTTGCCAGGTCCACGCCTCCAAACAATTGAAGGTGTACAACATGCTGCCCACGCTGTCGCTAAGTAACGATCACACCGGCAGCAGCGAGCTGTGTTCGCTGTTTCTCGATCCGGATCATCGCGACGGTAAAAACGGATATCTGCTGTCCAAATCGCGCTTTCTGTTTATGGCCGGTTTCCCTCAACATTTTATGCACAGGGTGGTGGCTGAAATGCGTGGGGTAATCGATGAACACGGGCGATCACCGTTCTGGGATAGTGTAGGAAGCCGCTTCTTCTCGATGTCATTTAGCGATGCTGACTATCTGTGCGGCACCGGGCAGAAGGCCTTTATCGCCGAGCTGATGCCAAAGCACCTACTGTATATCGACTACCTTTCGCCTGAGGCGCAGGCGGTTATTGGTCAGGTGCACCCGCACACCGCACCGGCGCGTACTTTGCTGGAGGCGGAGGGTTTCCAGTTTCAACATTATATCGATATCTTCGACGGCGGCCCGACGCTGGAATGCGAAATCGACAGGGTGCATTCCATCCGTAAAAGCCGGTTGCTGAAGATGGAAATCGACGACTCGCGCCGTGACCCGCTACCGCTGTGCCTGGTGGCCAATGAGAATTACCTGCATTTTCGCGCGATGCTGCTGCCCGCCGATCCCCGTGCTGACAGCCTCCGCGTGACGTCCGCCGAGGCGGAAATCTTCTGCAGCCAGCCGGGCGACAGTCTGCGCGTGGTGGCACTTTGTCGTGAGGAGAAAAAAGCATGA
- the astD gene encoding succinylglutamate-semialdehyde dehydrogenase has protein sequence MTHCINGQWLAGSGEDVIKTDPVTADVLWQGRAAGTLQIAAAGDAARSAFPAWSRHPFVERQAIVERFATLLEENRVELSEAISRETGKPRWESLSEVQAMVNKVAISLRSWHARCSERADGESLLRHRPHGVMAVFGPYNFPGHLPNGHIVPALLAGNCVIFKPSELTPLTAEITMRLWLAAGLPCGVVNLLQGGRATGQALAQEKQVDGILFTGSAATGYQLHRQLAGQPEKMLALEMGGNNPLIVEDPHDIDAAVHIAIQSAFISAGQRCTCARRLLVKRGTAGDAFLQRLVAVAADIRVGRWNDEPQPFMGSVISLQAAKKIYTEWQARVDGGGEVLLLMRWPDRGTALLKPGIVDVTNAGPVPDEEVFGPLLQVIRYDDFDHALRLANQTRYGLACGLISPQREKFERLLIEARAGIVNWNKPLTGAASTAPFGGIGASGNHRPGAWYAADYCAWPMASLASADLILPASLSPGLHFSARQEAE, from the coding sequence ATGACGCACTGTATTAATGGCCAGTGGCTAGCCGGTAGCGGCGAAGATGTTATCAAAACCGACCCGGTAACGGCTGACGTGCTGTGGCAGGGCAGAGCCGCAGGCACCTTGCAGATTGCTGCTGCTGGCGACGCGGCCCGCAGCGCTTTTCCGGCCTGGTCGAGGCACCCGTTTGTTGAACGCCAGGCGATAGTGGAAAGGTTTGCCACGCTGCTGGAAGAAAACAGGGTAGAACTGAGCGAAGCCATCTCGCGCGAGACCGGCAAACCGCGTTGGGAGTCGTTAAGCGAAGTTCAGGCGATGGTCAATAAGGTGGCGATTTCACTGCGTTCCTGGCATGCCCGCTGCTCAGAACGGGCAGATGGGGAAAGCCTGTTGCGCCATCGACCGCATGGGGTAATGGCGGTGTTCGGACCCTATAATTTTCCCGGTCATTTGCCCAATGGCCATATTGTTCCTGCCCTGCTGGCGGGTAACTGCGTGATATTCAAACCAAGTGAACTGACGCCGCTAACGGCAGAAATTACCATGCGCTTATGGCTTGCTGCCGGACTACCCTGTGGAGTAGTGAATCTGCTGCAGGGCGGTCGCGCTACCGGCCAGGCGCTGGCACAGGAAAAACAGGTAGATGGCATCCTGTTCACCGGCAGTGCCGCCACAGGTTATCAGCTGCACCGCCAGCTGGCCGGGCAACCTGAGAAAATGCTGGCGCTGGAGATGGGGGGAAATAATCCGCTGATCGTCGAAGATCCGCACGACATTGATGCAGCAGTACATATTGCCATCCAGTCGGCTTTTATCAGCGCCGGGCAGCGCTGTACCTGTGCACGGCGTCTGCTGGTGAAACGCGGTACGGCTGGCGATGCTTTCCTTCAGCGGCTGGTGGCGGTGGCGGCTGATATTCGCGTTGGGCGCTGGAACGATGAGCCGCAGCCGTTTATGGGCAGCGTGATTTCACTTCAGGCCGCCAAAAAAATCTATACAGAGTGGCAGGCACGCGTTGATGGCGGTGGAGAAGTGCTACTGCTGATGCGCTGGCCAGATCGCGGTACTGCCCTGCTGAAGCCGGGCATTGTTGACGTGACCAACGCCGGCCCTGTACCGGATGAAGAAGTATTCGGACCGTTATTGCAGGTGATCCGCTATGACGATTTTGACCATGCTCTTCGTCTTGCCAATCAAACCCGCTACGGGCTGGCGTGCGGCCTGATCTCCCCGCAGCGTGAGAAATTCGAACGGCTGCTGATCGAGGCCCGCGCCGGGATCGTCAACTGGAATAAACCGCTGACCGGCGCCGCCAGCACCGCACCCTTCGGCGGTATCGGCGCTTCCGGCAACCATCGGCCCGGCGCCTGGTACGCTGCTGACTACTGCGCATGGCCGATGGCATCGCTGGCTTCAGCAGATTTAATTCTGCCTGCCAGCCTGTCGCCGGGGCTGCATTTTAGCGCGCGTCAGGAGGCAGAATGA
- the astB gene encoding N-succinylarginine dihydrolase: MSAREVNFDGLPGQTHHYAGLAFGNEASARNQYRVANPKLAALQGLMKMKALADLGYAQGVIPPHERPNLAVLRQLGFSGGDARLLAQAAKQAPQLLSAASSASAMWVANAATVSPSVDSADGRVHFTVANLNNAFHRSMEASTTAALLRAIFRDDIHFSVHDALPQVAQFGDEGAANHNRFSNGYGEPGVQLFVYGRGQDGGVSPVRYPARQTREASEAVARLHQLDPTRTLYARQNPAVIDCGVFHNDVIAVSNQQTLFCHQRAFLDQPRLMAQLVEKVPGFNAIEVPERRVSVEDAVATYLFNSQLLSKDNGKMRLVLPEEARRHAGVWGWLTELVARQGVVDELKVFDLRESMCNGGGPACLRLRVVLNQRQQAAVNPAVMMNDRLFATLSDWVERHYRDRLTQADLADPQLLLEVRAALDELTRLLDLGHVYRFQQ; this comes from the coding sequence ATGAGCGCGCGCGAGGTGAATTTTGACGGTTTACCGGGGCAGACTCACCATTACGCCGGGCTGGCGTTTGGCAATGAAGCTTCGGCGCGAAACCAGTACCGGGTTGCTAACCCGAAGCTGGCAGCCTTGCAGGGGCTAATGAAGATGAAAGCCCTCGCCGACCTCGGTTATGCCCAGGGCGTTATTCCGCCCCACGAGCGGCCCAATCTGGCGGTGTTGCGCCAGCTTGGCTTCAGCGGTGGCGATGCCCGGCTCCTTGCGCAGGCTGCGAAACAGGCTCCGCAGTTGCTCAGCGCCGCCAGCTCGGCTTCGGCGATGTGGGTGGCTAACGCGGCCACGGTTTCACCTTCGGTGGACAGTGCTGACGGGCGGGTGCATTTTACCGTTGCCAACCTGAACAACGCATTTCACCGGTCAATGGAAGCATCAACCACGGCCGCACTGCTGCGCGCCATCTTCCGTGATGATATCCATTTCAGCGTGCATGATGCGTTACCGCAGGTGGCTCAATTTGGCGATGAAGGGGCGGCGAACCATAATCGTTTCAGTAACGGCTATGGCGAGCCTGGCGTGCAGCTGTTTGTCTATGGCCGTGGGCAGGATGGCGGCGTCAGCCCGGTTCGTTACCCGGCGCGGCAGACGCGCGAAGCCAGTGAGGCGGTCGCCCGGCTCCATCAGCTGGACCCGACGCGAACGCTGTATGCCCGGCAAAACCCGGCCGTTATCGATTGCGGCGTGTTTCATAACGATGTCATTGCCGTCAGCAACCAGCAAACCCTGTTCTGTCACCAGCGGGCGTTCCTGGACCAGCCCCGGCTAATGGCTCAGCTGGTGGAGAAAGTGCCTGGCTTTAACGCCATCGAAGTTCCCGAACGGCGCGTCAGCGTGGAAGATGCGGTCGCAACCTATCTGTTTAACAGTCAGCTGCTCAGCAAAGATAACGGCAAAATGCGTCTGGTGCTGCCGGAAGAGGCACGCCGCCACGCGGGTGTATGGGGCTGGCTAACGGAACTGGTCGCCCGGCAAGGAGTGGTTGATGAGCTCAAGGTTTTCGATCTGCGCGAAAGCATGTGCAACGGCGGCGGGCCGGCGTGTTTGCGGCTGCGCGTGGTGCTTAATCAACGGCAGCAGGCGGCGGTTAACCCGGCGGTGATGATGAATGACAGACTGTTTGCGACGCTAAGCGACTGGGTAGAACGCCACTACCGCGACCGATTGACGCAGGCCGATCTGGCAGACCCACAATTACTGCTGGAAGTGCGCGCAGCGCTTGATGAACTCACCAGGCTGCTAGACTTAGGTCATGTTTACCGTTTTCAGCAGTAG
- the astE gene encoding succinylglutamate desuccinylase, producing MRDFLQLTLSGAQPVQTEGRNDRLSWRWHHVGILELTPHHTASMALVVSSAIHGNETAPVEMVEQLVTALLRGEMALQTRLLVIYANPVALRLNRRYVHGDMNRMFGGRWQQYEDCPEARRAWILEQAMENFWQAGDHDEVRWHLDMHTAIRGSYHQRFGVLPQRATPWPNEFISWLSAAGLEALVQHRAPGGTFSDYSCRHFHAASCTLELGRALPFGHNDLSQFAAAQLALKQLISGGELPVAVRPPRRYRVSQQIIRRSDRFVLHLSDEALNFTLYPQGTLLAEDGEERFFVQQAQEYVLFPNPDVAIGLRAGLMLVEDNTPSAACRTAL from the coding sequence ATGCGGGATTTTCTTCAACTGACTCTGTCCGGCGCGCAGCCAGTGCAAACGGAAGGACGTAACGATCGGCTTAGCTGGCGCTGGCATCATGTCGGCATACTCGAGCTGACGCCTCATCATACCGCATCGATGGCGCTGGTGGTTTCCAGCGCCATACACGGCAACGAAACCGCACCGGTAGAAATGGTTGAGCAGCTGGTTACCGCCCTGCTGCGTGGCGAAATGGCACTGCAAACCCGTCTGCTGGTGATATACGCTAATCCGGTCGCTCTCAGGCTCAACCGACGCTATGTGCATGGTGATATGAACCGCATGTTTGGCGGGCGCTGGCAACAGTATGAAGACTGCCCCGAAGCCCGTCGCGCATGGATCCTGGAGCAGGCGATGGAGAATTTCTGGCAGGCTGGCGACCATGATGAGGTGCGCTGGCATCTCGATATGCATACCGCAATCCGCGGTTCTTATCACCAGCGCTTTGGCGTTTTGCCACAGCGCGCAACGCCGTGGCCCAACGAATTTATCTCATGGTTAAGTGCTGCGGGTCTTGAGGCGCTGGTACAGCACCGGGCGCCGGGCGGTACCTTCAGTGATTACAGCTGTCGACATTTTCATGCCGCCAGCTGTACGCTGGAGCTGGGCCGGGCGTTGCCTTTTGGTCACAACGATCTCAGTCAATTTGCTGCTGCGCAGCTGGCGCTGAAGCAGCTTATCAGCGGTGGGGAACTGCCTGTCGCTGTCCGGCCACCGCGACGTTATCGGGTATCACAGCAGATTATCCGGCGCTCTGACCGTTTCGTGCTGCATCTGAGTGATGAAGCGCTGAATTTTACCCTGTACCCTCAGGGAACTTTGTTGGCAGAGGATGGCGAAGAGCGCTTCTTTGTGCAGCAGGCGCAGGAGTACGTGTTATTCCCTAACCCAGATGTGGCCATCGGGCTGCGCGCCGGGTTGATGCTGGTCGAGGACAATACGCCATCAGCGGCGTGCAGGACGGCATTGTGA
- the spy gene encoding ATP-independent periplasmic protein-refolding chaperone Spy: protein MHKLTAIAVAATLAFGAANLVHAAADNLTPPPAGADNSVMHKPPRHGGPHEMFKDLNLSDAQKLQVRNIMKAARKGMQRPSLQDRRNLHSIIAADSFDRAKAEAQATQMSANGKQRTLLMLETQNKLYNVLTPEQKKQFNQNFEKRLAEKPQHEDRMPPADD from the coding sequence ATGCATAAATTAACCGCTATCGCCGTTGCCGCCACGCTGGCTTTCGGCGCTGCCAATCTCGTTCATGCCGCGGCAGATAATCTCACGCCACCGCCGGCGGGGGCTGATAATTCTGTGATGCACAAGCCGCCACGTCACGGAGGCCCGCATGAGATGTTCAAAGATCTGAATCTGAGCGATGCGCAGAAACTGCAAGTGCGCAACATTATGAAAGCCGCGCGTAAAGGCATGCAACGTCCTTCTCTGCAAGATCGCCGTAACCTGCACAGCATTATTGCTGCCGACAGCTTTGACCGGGCCAAAGCGGAAGCTCAGGCTACGCAAATGTCTGCCAACGGCAAGCAGCGCACGCTGTTGATGCTGGAAACGCAGAATAAACTGTATAACGTGCTGACTCCCGAGCAGAAAAAACAGTTTAATCAGAACTTTGAGAAACGTCTGGCAGAAAAGCCGCAGCATGAGGACAGAATGCCTCCTGCCGACGACTGA
- the cho gene encoding excinuclease Cho, whose amino-acid sequence MVRKPLGPRAEFDAMTIYQYPEQLRPWLEALPKLPGVYVFHGDSETMPLYIGKSVNIRSRVLSHLRTADEARMLRQATRISFITTAGELGALLLEARMIKLQQPLFNKRLRKNRQLCALQIAAGSPQVVYAKDVDFSTTSGLYGLYANRRAALETLQKIADEQRLCYYLLGLEKMRSGNACFRFALNRCAGACCGTETRAAHQQRLLSALEAVRVRCWPWPDAVAVLEQRAGQTQYHVINNWLYLGSVSKLEDAAALCSTTPGFDSDGYKILCKPMLAGKLPIVPVSKA is encoded by the coding sequence GTGGTCAGAAAACCTCTTGGTCCTCGCGCAGAATTCGACGCCATGACCATTTATCAATATCCCGAACAGCTGCGTCCGTGGCTTGAAGCGCTCCCCAAATTGCCCGGGGTATATGTGTTCCATGGTGACAGTGAAACAATGCCGCTGTATATCGGCAAAAGCGTCAATATTCGCAGCCGGGTGTTATCCCATCTGCGCACTGCCGATGAAGCCCGTATGTTGCGTCAGGCAACCCGTATCAGCTTTATTACTACGGCAGGAGAACTGGGCGCTCTGCTGCTGGAAGCACGGATGATCAAGCTGCAGCAGCCCTTATTCAATAAACGACTGCGCAAAAATCGCCAGCTCTGCGCCTTGCAGATCGCCGCCGGATCCCCTCAGGTGGTGTATGCCAAAGATGTGGATTTCTCCACGACTTCTGGCCTGTACGGCTTGTACGCTAACCGCCGTGCCGCGCTGGAAACCCTGCAAAAAATTGCCGATGAACAACGGCTCTGTTATTACCTGCTGGGTTTGGAAAAAATGCGTTCGGGGAATGCCTGTTTCCGTTTCGCGCTCAATCGTTGTGCCGGGGCATGCTGTGGGACAGAGACCCGTGCAGCGCACCAGCAGCGCTTACTTTCAGCGCTGGAGGCCGTGCGTGTGCGGTGCTGGCCATGGCCTGATGCGGTCGCGGTGCTGGAGCAAAGAGCCGGACAAACCCAGTATCACGTCATCAACAACTGGCTGTATCTCGGTTCGGTCAGCAAACTGGAAGACGCCGCAGCGCTGTGCAGCACCACTCCCGGGTTTGACAGCGATGGCTATAAAATACTGTGTAAACCGATGCTGGCAGGCAAGCTGCCGATCGTGCCGGTGTCAAAAGCTTAA
- the nadE gene encoding ammonia-dependent NAD(+) synthetase codes for MALQQDIIKALGVKPTIDVGEEIRTSVEFLKSYLKRYAFLKSLVLGVSGGQDSTLTGKLCQMAVSELRNETGDDSYQFIAVRLPHGVQADEHDCQDAIAFIQPDKVITVNIKAAVQASEQALREAGMTLSDFIRGNEKARERMKAQYSIAGMTAGVVVGTDHAAEAVTGFFTKYGDGGTDINPIFRLNKGQGKQLLKALGCPQHLWLKHPTADLEDDRPGLQDEVALGVTYEMIDRYLQGENIEPAAAKIIEDWYVKTEHKRRTPVTVFDDFWKG; via the coding sequence ATGGCTCTGCAACAGGACATTATTAAGGCGCTGGGCGTTAAACCCACTATTGATGTCGGGGAAGAAATCCGCACCAGCGTTGAATTTCTCAAGTCATATCTGAAACGCTATGCATTTTTAAAGTCTTTAGTGCTGGGGGTGAGCGGCGGGCAGGACTCCACGCTGACGGGTAAACTGTGCCAGATGGCCGTCAGTGAACTGCGCAATGAAACTGGCGACGACAGCTACCAGTTTATTGCCGTCCGTCTTCCTCACGGCGTACAGGCTGATGAACACGATTGCCAGGATGCGATCGCTTTTATACAACCAGACAAGGTTATCACGGTAAATATTAAGGCGGCGGTGCAGGCCAGCGAGCAGGCTTTGCGCGAAGCGGGCATGACGCTGTCTGATTTCATCCGTGGCAATGAGAAAGCGCGCGAACGAATGAAAGCCCAGTACAGCATCGCCGGAATGACGGCGGGCGTGGTGGTCGGCACCGATCATGCAGCCGAAGCCGTCACCGGATTCTTCACCAAATATGGCGATGGTGGCACCGATATCAATCCCATCTTCCGGCTGAACAAAGGCCAGGGCAAGCAGCTGCTGAAAGCGCTCGGCTGCCCGCAACATCTCTGGCTTAAACACCCGACGGCCGATCTGGAGGACGACCGGCCTGGTTTGCAGGATGAAGTGGCACTTGGCGTCACTTATGAGATGATTGACCGCTACCTGCAGGGTGAAAACATTGAACCGGCGGCAGCGAAAATCATTGAAGACTGGTATGTAAAAACCGAGCACAAACGCCGCACGCCGGTGACGGTGTTTGACGACTTCTGGAAAGGATAA
- a CDS encoding Bcr/CflA family efflux MFS transporter, with the protein MTTAHSKRLGYAVTLGLLAALGPLCIDLYLPALPELAGDLATTTATAQLSLTAGLLGLGFGQLFFGPLSDKYGRIRPLLISLLLLLVASVGCALAQDIHQLLLARLLQGLSAAGGAVLSRAVARDMYHGHELTRFFALLMLVNGLAPIVAPVIGGGLMAFLNWRGLFIVIALIALLLLILSRVKLDETLPDQRRSQGTVFSAWAALGQVVTQRQFMGFCLTQGFMMSGMFAYIGASPFVLQQIYHLSPQAFSLCFAANGVGLIIGAQTGARLAPLWGEYRILKGGLTLAFISSGSLLLAAMTAAALPLVLVALFFSITSTGVISVTASSLAMQSQGHRAGSASAVIGVTMFTLGGISVPLTGMGGTSLLTMSATLFGCYMLAIMMFNLMAKKAQNG; encoded by the coding sequence ATGACAACCGCACACAGTAAACGCCTTGGTTACGCTGTCACTCTCGGCCTGCTGGCGGCCTTAGGCCCGCTCTGCATCGACCTGTACCTTCCTGCTTTGCCGGAGCTGGCTGGCGACCTCGCCACCACGACCGCAACCGCGCAGCTTAGCCTGACCGCCGGGCTGCTGGGGCTGGGGTTCGGCCAGCTGTTTTTTGGCCCGCTTAGCGATAAATATGGTCGCATCCGTCCCCTGCTCATCTCGCTGTTGCTGTTGCTGGTTGCCTCTGTCGGCTGTGCGCTGGCGCAGGACATCCACCAGCTGCTACTGGCGCGTCTTTTGCAGGGACTGTCTGCTGCCGGTGGTGCGGTGTTATCACGTGCTGTCGCCCGTGATATGTACCACGGCCATGAACTGACCCGCTTCTTCGCCCTGCTGATGCTGGTTAATGGCCTGGCGCCGATTGTCGCACCGGTCATCGGCGGTGGGCTGATGGCATTTCTCAACTGGCGTGGGCTGTTTATAGTGATAGCCCTGATTGCGCTGCTGCTGCTAATCCTGTCACGCGTCAAACTTGATGAAACCCTGCCTGACCAACGGCGCAGCCAGGGCACTGTTTTCTCCGCGTGGGCGGCGCTGGGCCAGGTCGTTACCCAACGTCAATTTATGGGCTTCTGCCTGACGCAAGGGTTTATGATGTCCGGCATGTTTGCCTATATCGGCGCATCACCGTTTGTCCTGCAACAGATTTATCATCTCTCACCCCAGGCTTTCAGCCTTTGCTTTGCCGCTAACGGCGTTGGCCTGATTATTGGCGCGCAAACAGGCGCCCGTCTGGCACCACTGTGGGGTGAGTATCGTATCCTCAAGGGCGGTTTGACGCTGGCGTTTATCTCTTCAGGTAGCCTGTTGCTGGCGGCGATGACTGCCGCAGCGTTACCGCTGGTGCTGGTCGCCCTGTTTTTCAGCATCACCAGCACCGGGGTCATTTCAGTTACGGCCTCTTCGCTGGCGATGCAAAGCCAGGGGCATCGGGCAGGCAGCGCTTCGGCGGTGATTGGCGTGACCATGTTTACCCTGGGTGGCATTAGCGTTCCGCTGACCGGGATGGGGGGGACTTCGTTACTGACAATGAGCGCGACCCTGTTCGGTTGCTATATGCTGGCGATTATGATGTTTAATCTGATGGCGAAAAAAGCGCAAAACGGTTGA
- the osmE gene encoding osmotically-inducible lipoprotein OsmE, with translation MRKLTGLIAAAVTLAVLSGCTVYDRAQSYATKPVVQDVKKGMTRQQVRDIAGPASTEITMVYARGTCQTYVLGERDGKLQTYFVSYSDTGRVMNYGFQSCKEYDTDPQAKQ, from the coding sequence ATGCGTAAGTTAACGGGATTGATTGCTGCTGCGGTAACGCTTGCCGTGCTGTCTGGCTGTACGGTTTACGACCGTGCGCAAAGCTATGCCACAAAGCCGGTGGTACAGGATGTGAAAAAAGGAATGACCCGTCAGCAGGTGCGTGATATTGCCGGCCCCGCGTCTACCGAAATTACCATGGTTTATGCCCGCGGCACCTGTCAGACCTACGTGCTGGGTGAACGTGACGGCAAACTACAGACTTACTTCGTCAGCTATTCTGATACGGGCCGCGTGATGAATTACGGCTTCCAGAGCTGTAAAGAGTACGATACCGATCCACAAGCAAAACAGTAA
- a CDS encoding DUF6515 family protein translates to MKKVMISFLALTLLTPALSSAHHVDWKPPHGWHQGGGWKPPPPWHHNWRPAEPRRLVILPAAAAAVIIGGLTYYVLNGSYYQRQYDNSYRVVDPPVDNRGGMRPLDYDGERFYVQGGHFYRRNINGQYIEVSRPAGL, encoded by the coding sequence ATGAAAAAGGTGATGATTAGCTTTCTTGCCTTAACGCTATTGACCCCGGCACTGTCATCAGCACATCACGTCGACTGGAAGCCCCCCCACGGCTGGCACCAGGGGGGAGGCTGGAAACCGCCGCCGCCCTGGCATCACAATTGGAGACCCGCTGAACCGCGCCGTCTGGTGATACTGCCTGCCGCCGCCGCCGCCGTTATTATCGGTGGGCTGACCTATTATGTGCTTAACGGCAGCTATTATCAGCGACAGTACGACAACAGCTATCGGGTGGTCGATCCGCCGGTAGACAACAGGGGTGGCATGCGGCCGCTTGATTACGATGGTGAACGTTTTTACGTACAGGGAGGGCACTTTTATCGCCGGAATATCAACGGTCAGTATATTGAAGTATCGCGCCCAGCGGGCCTGTAA
- a CDS encoding L-cystine transporter: MNFPLIVNLVAFVALLLLVAKTGSDWSLSKKVLFGLATGVLFGLALHTFYGENSPVIKQSVSWFNLVGNGYVQLLQMVVMPLVFVSILSAVARLHNASSLGKISLLTIGVLLFTTAISACVGVFVTWLFGLNAEGLVQGAQESARMLTIQNNYAGKVADLSAPQLLLSFVPKNPFADLTGANPTSIISVVIFAAFLGVAALQLLKDDAEKGRRVIKAIDTLQSWVMKLVRLIMTLTPYGVLALMTKVVATSNIHEIIKLGGFLLASYLGIAIMFAVHALLLSGNGINPLRFFRKVWPVITFAFTSRSSAATIPLSVEAQTRRLGIPESIASFAASFGATIGQNGCAGLYPTMLAVMVAPTIGINPFEPMWIASLVAIVTLSSAGVAGVGGGATFAALIVLPAMGLPVTLVALLISIEPLIDMGRTALNVNGSITAGTLTSQWLRQTDQQIMNTNADNEAALAQR, encoded by the coding sequence ATGAATTTTCCACTAATCGTTAACCTGGTCGCGTTTGTCGCGCTGCTGCTATTGGTAGCGAAAACAGGGTCAGACTGGAGCCTGTCAAAAAAAGTGCTCTTCGGTCTGGCAACCGGGGTGCTGTTTGGCCTGGCCCTGCACACCTTTTATGGCGAAAACAGCCCGGTGATTAAACAGTCAGTCAGCTGGTTTAATCTGGTGGGTAACGGCTATGTGCAATTGTTACAGATGGTGGTGATGCCGCTGGTGTTTGTCTCAATTCTCAGTGCCGTAGCCCGCCTGCATAATGCCTCATCACTGGGCAAGATAAGCCTGCTGACGATTGGCGTGTTGCTGTTCACCACCGCCATTTCCGCCTGCGTTGGGGTATTCGTCACCTGGTTATTCGGCTTGAATGCGGAGGGGCTGGTCCAAGGCGCTCAGGAGAGTGCGCGTATGCTAACGATCCAAAACAACTATGCAGGCAAGGTGGCCGATCTCAGTGCACCACAGCTGCTGCTTTCTTTTGTGCCTAAGAACCCGTTTGCCGACCTGACGGGGGCAAATCCGACGTCGATCATCAGCGTGGTGATTTTTGCTGCCTTCCTGGGTGTTGCTGCGCTGCAGCTGCTTAAGGATGATGCGGAAAAAGGCCGGCGTGTCATCAAAGCGATTGATACGTTGCAGTCCTGGGTAATGAAACTGGTCCGTCTGATCATGACGCTGACGCCTTACGGCGTGCTGGCGCTGATGACTAAAGTGGTCGCCACCTCAAACATCCACGAAATTATCAAGCTGGGCGGCTTTTTACTGGCATCCTACCTGGGCATCGCCATCATGTTTGCCGTACATGCCCTGCTGCTTTCTGGCAACGGCATCAACCCTCTGCGTTTTTTCCGCAAAGTCTGGCCGGTGATCACTTTCGCCTTCACCAGCCGTTCCAGCGCCGCCACCATCCCGTTGAGCGTTGAAGCACAAACCCGCCGGCTGGGCATTCCGGAATCGATTGCCAGCTTCGCCGCCTCATTCGGTGCCACAATAGGGCAAAACGGCTGTGCGGGTCTCTATCCGACCATGCTGGCGGTGATGGTTGCCCCCACCATAGGGATCAACCCGTTTGAGCCGATGTGGATCGCCTCTCTGGTAGCGATTGTCACGCTGAGTTCAGCCGGCGTGGCCGGCGTAGGCGGTGGCGCGACCTTTGCCGCACTGATTGTTCTGCCGGCAATGGGGCTGCCGGTAACGCTGGTGGCGCTGCTTATCTCAATTGAACCCTTGATTGATATGGGCCGCACTGCCCTTAACGTCAATGGATCCATCACTGCGGGTACCCTGACCAGCCAGTGGTTAAGACAAACTGACCAGCAAATTATGAATACCAACGCCGATAACGAGGCTGCCCTCGCCCAACGTTAA